One Microbacterium trichothecenolyticum DNA window includes the following coding sequences:
- a CDS encoding carbohydrate ABC transporter permease — MRKREFWALVLPSVLIMGALLILPLLRTIEWSLQNVSYGNPGTFVGIDNFVRALTDERFGRAVMFTVTLTVISTVILVALGYTVASATDRLGVSRPLVLGILLISYVLPNLVGAVAFSWLFDDSFGGLVNRVIQMLGGTPVLWFTDQLPNAAIIIANTVWFLLPFAVLVIMAGLQGVPAEIIEAGTIDGANAWQMHLHVIIPTIRSTLGFVALITIMDVLRTFDSLIPLSPQAATIGNESIMMYVYSIAFANGAQQLGLGSAVNVITIGIILVMLIPFIRTVFREAKALS; from the coding sequence GTGCGCAAACGAGAATTCTGGGCTCTCGTGCTCCCCAGTGTGCTCATCATGGGAGCGCTGCTCATCCTGCCGCTGCTCCGCACCATCGAGTGGAGTCTGCAAAACGTGTCCTACGGAAATCCGGGGACGTTCGTCGGGATCGACAACTTCGTGCGCGCTCTCACCGACGAGCGGTTCGGACGAGCGGTGATGTTCACCGTCACGCTCACCGTCATCAGCACCGTCATCCTCGTCGCGCTGGGCTACACCGTGGCCTCGGCGACCGATCGCCTCGGCGTGTCGCGTCCGCTCGTGCTCGGCATCCTGCTGATCTCCTACGTGCTGCCGAACCTCGTCGGAGCCGTCGCGTTCTCGTGGCTGTTCGACGACAGCTTCGGCGGCCTGGTCAACCGGGTCATCCAGATGCTCGGGGGCACCCCGGTGCTCTGGTTCACCGACCAGCTGCCGAACGCGGCCATCATCATCGCCAACACGGTCTGGTTCCTGCTCCCGTTCGCCGTGCTGGTCATCATGGCGGGCCTGCAGGGCGTGCCGGCCGAGATCATCGAGGCGGGCACGATCGACGGGGCCAACGCGTGGCAGATGCACCTGCACGTGATCATCCCGACCATCCGCTCCACCCTGGGATTCGTCGCGCTGATCACGATCATGGACGTCCTGCGCACCTTCGACAGCCTCATCCCGCTGTCGCCGCAGGCCGCCACCATCGGCAACGAGTCGATCATGATGTACGTCTACTCGATCGCTTTCGCCAACGGTGCACAGCAGCTCGGGCTCGGCAGCGCCGTGAACGTCATCACCATCGGCATCATCCTCGTGATGCTGATCCCCTTCATCCGCACCGTCTTCCGGGAAGCGAAGGCCCTGTCATGA